One region of Drosophila subobscura isolate 14011-0131.10 chromosome J, UCBerk_Dsub_1.0, whole genome shotgun sequence genomic DNA includes:
- the LOC117893169 gene encoding adipokinetic hormone: MNPKSEVIIIAAVLCFLLACVEGQLTFSPDWGKRSVGGAGGGSSGSFFEPQQGNCKTSNEMLLEIFRFVQSQAQLFLDCKHRE, from the exons ATGAATCCCAAGAGCgaagtcatcatcatcgcagCTGTGCTTTGCTTCCTGCTGGCCTGTGTCGAGGGTCAA TTGACATTCTCACCCGACTGGGGCAAGCGTTCggtgggtggtgctggtggcggcAGCTCGGGCTCCTTCTTTGAGCCGCAGCAGGGCAACTGCAAGACCTCCAACGAAATGCTGCTCGAGATCTTTCGCTTTGTGCAGTCGCAGGCCCAGCTGTTTCTCGACTGCAAGCATCGCGAGTAG
- the LOC117893166 gene encoding ras-like protein 2 produces the protein MQMQTYKLVVVGGGGVGKSAITIQFIQSYFVTDYDPTIEDSYTKQCVIDDVPAKLDILDTAGQEEFSAMREQYMRSGEGFLLVFSLNDHSSFDEIPKFQRQILRVKDRDEFPMLMVGNKCDLEHQRQVGLEEAQNTSRNLMIPYIECSAKVRVNVDQAFHELVRIVRGFQIAERPFIEEGYKKKGKRKCCMM, from the exons atgcagATGCAAACGTACAAGCTGGTCGTcgtcggtggcggcggcgttggAAAGTCAGCCATAACGATACAATTCATACAG AGCTACTTTGTCACAGACTACGATCCCACAATCGAGGACTCCTACACGAAACAATGTGTCATCGACGATGTGCCAGCCAAATTGGACA TTTTGGATACGGCTGGCCAGGAGGAGTTCAGTGCCATGCGAGAGCAGTATATGCGCTCCGGCGAGGGCTTTCTGCTTGTATTCTCGCTCAACGACCATTCCAGCTTCGATGAGATACCAAAGTTTCAGCGCCAGATATTGCGGGTAAAGGATCGCGACGAGTTCCCCATGCTGATGGTCGGCAACAAGTGCGATCTGGAGCACCAGCGGCAGGTGGGCCTGGAGGAGGCCCAAAACACGAGCAGAAACCTGATGATACCCTACATCGAGTGCAGTGCCAAGGTGCGCGTCAATGTCGATCAGGCCTTCCATGAGCTGGTGCGGATTGTGCGCGGATTCCAGATTGCCGAGCGACCCTTCATCGAGGAGGGATACAAAAAGAAGGGCAAGAGGAAGTGCTGCATGATGTAA
- the LOC117893165 gene encoding replication factor C subunit 2 gives MPEDPEPVITEKRTHLPWIEKYRPAKFNEIVGNEDTVARLSVFATQGNAPNIIIAGPPGVGKTTTIQCLARILLGDSYKEAVLELNASNERGIDVVRNKIKMFAQQKVTLPKGRHKIVILDEADSMTEGAQQALRRTMEIYSNTTRFALACNTSEKIIEPIQSRCAMLRFTKLSDAQVLAKLIEVSKWENLTYDAEGLEAIVFTAQGDMRQGLNNLQATAQGYGNISMENVFKVCDEPHPKLLEEMLHHCAVNDIHKAYKILAKLWSLGYSPEDIIGNIFRVCKRLNIDEQMKLNFIREIGITHMKIVDGINSLLQLTALLARLCIVSESH, from the exons ATGCCTGAAGACCCAGAACCTGTTATAACTGAAAAGCGGACGCACTTGCCGTGGATTGAAAAGTACCGACCCGCAAAGTTCAACGAGATCGTGGGCAATGAGGATACGGTGGCGCGTCTCTCCGTTTTCGCAACGCAGGGCAATGCACCCAACATAATTATAGCC GGTCCTCCTGGCGTTGGCAAGACCACGACCATTCAGTGCCTGGCCCGTATCCTGCTCGGAGACAGCTATAAGGAAGCCGTGCTAGAGCTGAATGCCTCGAACGAGCGCGGCATCGATGTGGTGCGAAACAAGATCAAGATGTTTGCCCAGCAAAAGGTGACGCTGCCCAAGGGCCGGCACAAGATCGTTATCTTGGACGAGGCAGACAGCATGACGGAGGGCGCACAGCAGGCGCTGCGTCGCACCATGGAGATCTACAGCAACACCACACGCTTCGCCCTGGCCTGCAACACCAGCGAGAAGATCATCGAGCCCATACAGTCGCGTTGCGCCATGCTGCGCTTCACCAAGCTCTCAGACGCCCAGGTGCTGGCCAAGCTGATCGAGGTGAGCAAGTGGGAGAATCTCACCTACGACGCAGAGGGTCTGGAGGCGATCGTCTTCACTGCCCAGGGTGACATGCGGCAAGGTCTCAACAATCTGCAGGCCACAGCTCAGGGATATGGAAACATTAGCATGGAGAACGTGTTCAAGGTGTGCGATGAGCCGCATcccaagctgctggaggaaaTGCTTCACCACTGTGCCGTAAATGACATCCACAAGGCCTACAAGATACTGGCCAAGCTGTGGAGTCTGGGCTACTCCCCGGAGGACATTATTGGCAACATATTCCGTGTCTGCAAGCGGCTCAACATCGACGAGCAAATGAAGCTGAACTTTATTCGAGAGATCGGCATCACGCACATGAAGATTGTCGATGGCATAAATTCCCTGTTACAGCTCACAGCCCTGCTGGCCCGACTTTGCATTGTGTCTGAGTCGCACTAG